A region of Candidatus Roizmanbacteria bacterium DNA encodes the following proteins:
- a CDS encoding thiamine diphosphokinase, protein MKNAIIFLHGNLSDTSSIRNFLSEDSLILCADGGAEHARKIGLVPDVVIGDFDSISQSDRALLEEKKVTCISYPREKDYTDAELAVRYAVDRGADEIIITGLLGDRVDHMTANMFFLAELSAEKDIRIIERDQEIRFVDRVIEITGKKGDEISLVPIKSDCQGITTEGLYYPLSDAALPLGSTRGISNVMLSHKAKVTVTQGVLMVVHRRMRY, encoded by the coding sequence ATGAAGAATGCGATTATTTTCCTTCACGGCAATCTCTCTGACACTTCATCTATCCGCAACTTTCTATCCGAAGATTCATTAATATTATGTGCAGACGGTGGGGCTGAACATGCCCGTAAAATCGGCCTAGTTCCGGATGTAGTAATCGGTGATTTCGACTCGATTTCTCAATCAGACAGAGCCCTATTAGAAGAAAAAAAAGTGACATGTATTTCATACCCAAGGGAAAAGGATTATACCGATGCTGAACTTGCCGTCCGATATGCAGTAGATCGGGGGGCAGATGAGATTATTATTACCGGACTTTTGGGAGATAGGGTTGACCACATGACGGCAAATATGTTTTTTTTGGCTGAGTTGTCAGCAGAGAAGGATATCCGTATCATTGAAAGAGATCAGGAGATCAGATTTGTCGATAGGGTTATTGAAATAACCGGAAAAAAGGGAGATGAGATATCTCTCGTCCCGATCAAAAGTGATTGCCAGGGTATTACAACGGAAGGATTGTATTATCCTTTGTCTGATGCGGCTCTACCGTTAGGAAGTACAAGAGGGATAAGCAATGTAATGCTTTCTCACAAAGCAAAAGTCACCGTTACGCAGGGGGTATTGATGGTTGTTCATCGCAGAATGCGTTATTGA
- the ppcA gene encoding phosphoenolpyruvate carboxylase, translated as MSTKRKIPATMVTQHPDHAHTPYWHYRPFISTQEEPYELYLSFKELGATEYKWDWEGKLVDEAIVERIMGEYYDYFKDTQIGKDKFITFRLPNPKVETEYRLGRAFMGIIAASGLANSIGLSGNPLFEVILPMTESAKEMYDVQSAFREMAAIRHPLLKRRDEDIEHIELIPLFEDINTISNSDKILEEYMQMHIQGFDSKPEYLRPYVARSDPALNAGIVPTVLAIKIALSKYDDFSKKYEIPLYPMIGAAALPFRGGISPWTVDAFMNEYAGVRTTTIQSAFRYDFPKNDVIEALQKIESGFPKTETRKISREEEIIIREIMSIFTRYYQETVVKIAPLINQISKHIPKRRERVQHVGLFGYSRGVGEVKLPRAITFTASLYSVGVPPELIGTGRGLMNLKCNKMQKHEEVLEKHYLNIRSDLLNVLAYTNIDVIQELAKQTIGFDMILEDLHGVQTFLGEEPVLTDEQMEHKRITSEIFERINRGKDVEKLIEKAALLRRSLG; from the coding sequence ATGTCTACAAAACGCAAGATTCCGGCTACCATGGTGACACAGCATCCTGATCATGCACATACTCCCTATTGGCATTATCGTCCTTTCATAAGTACACAGGAAGAGCCGTATGAACTATATCTTTCGTTTAAGGAACTTGGTGCTACTGAATACAAATGGGATTGGGAAGGGAAGCTTGTCGATGAAGCGATCGTTGAGAGGATCATGGGAGAGTATTATGACTACTTCAAAGATACCCAGATCGGGAAGGATAAGTTTATTACCTTTCGGCTTCCTAATCCAAAAGTTGAGACGGAATATCGTTTGGGAAGAGCGTTTATGGGAATCATTGCAGCATCAGGACTGGCAAATAGCATAGGGCTCTCAGGCAATCCTTTGTTTGAAGTTATTTTGCCGATGACGGAATCGGCAAAAGAAATGTATGATGTCCAGTCAGCTTTCCGTGAAATGGCAGCTATACGTCACCCGCTACTCAAAAGGAGAGATGAGGATATCGAACACATTGAACTGATCCCGTTGTTCGAGGACATTAATACTATCTCAAATTCCGACAAAATATTGGAGGAGTATATGCAAATGCACATACAGGGATTTGATTCTAAACCTGAATATCTCAGACCTTACGTTGCAAGATCTGATCCTGCTCTGAATGCGGGGATTGTCCCGACGGTCCTTGCAATAAAAATTGCTCTTTCTAAGTATGATGATTTTTCCAAAAAATATGAAATTCCGCTTTATCCAATGATCGGAGCTGCTGCTTTGCCGTTCAGGGGAGGGATATCTCCCTGGACAGTCGATGCCTTCATGAACGAGTATGCAGGTGTGAGAACAACAACTATTCAGAGTGCATTCCGGTACGACTTCCCAAAAAATGACGTGATTGAGGCTCTGCAAAAGATAGAATCAGGTTTTCCGAAAACTGAAACCAGAAAAATTTCTCGTGAAGAAGAAATAATAATCCGGGAGATTATGTCAATTTTTACTCGATACTATCAGGAGACGGTGGTAAAGATAGCGCCTCTTATCAACCAAATTTCTAAACACATTCCGAAAAGAAGAGAGCGGGTCCAGCATGTCGGACTCTTCGGATACTCACGAGGAGTGGGAGAAGTAAAACTTCCGAGAGCGATAACATTTACAGCATCACTATATTCAGTCGGCGTGCCTCCTGAACTTATAGGAACAGGTCGTGGACTAATGAACTTAAAATGTAATAAAATGCAGAAACATGAAGAAGTACTTGAAAAGCATTATCTTAATATTCGTTCAGATTTATTGAACGTGCTTGCTTATACCAATATTGACGTTATTCAGGAACTGGCAAAACAAACTATAGGATTCGATATGATCCTTGAAGATCTTCATGGCGTGCAAACATTTTTAGGTGAAGAGCCGGTACTTACGGATGAACAAATGGAACATAAAAGAATAACTTCAGAGATATTCGAACGTATAAACCGGGGGAAGGACGTGGAAAAGCTTATTGAAAAGGCAGCTTTGTTAAGAAGAAGTCTAGGCTAA
- a CDS encoding dCTP deaminase has product MSIKPDHWIRKMAHEHKMIDPFEDRLVRNGKVSYGLSSFGYDLRVADEFKIFTNVHSAVVDPKKFDEKSFVDVRDQGYVLIPPNSFALTRSLEYLKIPKNVLGLCIGKSTYARCGIIVNVTPLQPEWEGSLIIEISNTTPLPAKIYAGEGIAEILFFEADESPEKSYQELSGAYSHQKSIVLPKV; this is encoded by the coding sequence ATGTCGATAAAACCGGATCATTGGATAAGGAAAATGGCTCATGAACACAAAATGATTGATCCTTTTGAAGATCGTCTTGTCAGGAACGGAAAAGTATCATATGGATTATCTTCATTCGGGTATGATTTACGGGTTGCTGATGAGTTTAAGATTTTTACGAATGTTCATTCAGCAGTTGTGGATCCGAAGAAATTTGATGAGAAGTCTTTTGTAGATGTCCGTGATCAAGGGTATGTCCTTATTCCTCCTAATTCTTTTGCGCTTACCAGAAGTCTTGAATATTTGAAAATACCGAAGAACGTTTTAGGTCTTTGTATCGGTAAATCTACCTATGCAAGATGCGGTATTATTGTGAATGTTACGCCTCTTCAACCGGAATGGGAAGGTTCTCTTATTATCGAAATATCAAATACCACACCATTGCCGGCAAAAATTTATGCAGGCGAGGGGATTGCTGAAATACTCTTTTTTGAGGCAGACGAGAGTCCGGAGAAATCATATCAGGAGCTTTCGGGAGCGTATTCTCATCAAAAAAGCATCGTTCTTCCTAAAGTCTGA
- a CDS encoding DUF4352 domain-containing protein, with translation MKKVLKWGGIALVVIIIIGAIAGSGGDSSSTGSSSTTQEQRQAEQAKVYAVNETVASKNMELTVTSVAEKASVGGQYLNEKPSEGGTLVAVNWQYKNTSSEPIGTFSQPSIKLVDGNGVEYSSDTGKSASYATEIKLDRKILSDLNPGITVKDASVFEVSKESYAQGTWYVVIKADGKEYKVATK, from the coding sequence ATGAAAAAAGTTCTCAAATGGGGTGGTATCGCCCTTGTAGTTATTATCATTATCGGAGCTATAGCTGGCTCTGGTGGTGATAGTTCATCAACAGGTTCAAGCTCGACCACGCAAGAACAAAGACAAGCTGAACAGGCTAAGGTGTATGCAGTCAATGAGACAGTAGCCAGTAAGAATATGGAATTGACTGTTACCTCAGTAGCAGAAAAAGCATCTGTTGGTGGTCAATATCTAAATGAAAAACCATCAGAGGGTGGCACGTTGGTCGCTGTGAACTGGCAATACAAAAATACATCTAGTGAGCCAATCGGGACGTTCTCACAACCCAGCATCAAGTTAGTTGATGGCAATGGTGTTGAGTACAGCTCTGATACAGGAAAATCGGCTAGTTATGCCACTGAAATAAAACTTGACCGCAAGATACTAAGCGACCTCAATCCAGGCATTACAGTCAAAGATGCGAGTGTGTTTGAAGTAAGCAAGGAGAGTTATGCACAAGGCACTTGGTACGTTGTTATCAAG
- a CDS encoding GNAT family N-acetyltransferase produces MAHIIREYTNHDVDGIKQCLIELQDFERMMDPHRLEGIKIAHEYLEHLLEVCEAGRGKIFVVEIDGNIVGMVSVYIEEDKKHFRKARKFALISDLIVMQEYKDQGIIKELLGKTEEYAKSKQVTSLHAPILKGHDESVNGYLRNGFKEFEIVVRKQIE; encoded by the coding sequence ATGGCACATATCATACGAGAATACACAAACCACGATGTTGACGGCATTAAGCAATGTCTTATTGAGCTTCAGGATTTTGAACGGATGATGGACCCTCACAGACTGGAAGGAATAAAAATTGCCCACGAATATCTCGAGCACTTGCTTGAAGTCTGTGAAGCTGGCCGGGGAAAAATATTCGTCGTAGAAATTGACGGAAATATAGTTGGGATGGTTTCCGTTTATATCGAAGAAGACAAAAAACATTTCAGAAAAGCAAGGAAGTTTGCACTCATTTCCGATCTGATCGTCATGCAGGAATACAAAGATCAGGGTATTATCAAAGAACTGCTGGGAAAAACTGAAGAGTACGCAAAGTCAAAACAGGTCACATCTCTCCATGCACCGATCCTGAAAGGTCATGATGAGAGTGTAAACGGATATTTGCGTAACGGATTTAAAGAGTTTGAAATTGTGGTCAGAAAACAGATAGAATAA
- a CDS encoding helix-turn-helix transcriptional regulator, translating into MSSPKYKPSLSKSEQDKLRKQFTRKLALHLRKVREEKGLTQEDLAFKAGVNTAYYSHLERGVYSPTMFVIWRLAQALGLDLENFMTGFESRDSEQA; encoded by the coding sequence GTGTCATCACCCAAATATAAGCCATCACTATCTAAGTCAGAGCAAGATAAACTCAGGAAGCAATTCACTCGAAAACTAGCGTTACACTTGAGGAAAGTTCGAGAGGAAAAAGGATTGACTCAAGAAGATTTAGCTTTCAAAGCTGGTGTAAATACCGCTTATTACAGCCACCTTGAAAGAGGTGTGTATAGTCCCACAATGTTTGTCATTTGGAGATTAGCTCAAGCATTGGGATTAGACCTTGAAAATTTTATGACAGGTTTTGAGTCCCGAGATTCTGAGCAAGCCTAA
- a CDS encoding DUF1269 domain-containing protein translates to MKHTVFALFHDSKAAGEAVAELKNMDFTEDISLVAQRPNEDDADTHQIKQDVTDGTVAGAAVGGVTGILAGIIAGLTSVAIPGAGVLLVGGPLLATWGITGGVLGALTGGLVGALVDLGVPEETAKVYEERIRAGEVLVAVQTNHEAEEDVQETLNTHGATESFIVHA, encoded by the coding sequence ATGAAACATACCGTATTTGCATTATTTCATGACAGCAAAGCTGCAGGAGAAGCAGTAGCTGAACTGAAAAATATGGATTTTACCGAAGACATATCGCTCGTCGCTCAGCGTCCCAACGAAGACGATGCAGATACCCATCAAATCAAGCAGGATGTGACTGACGGTACAGTTGCCGGTGCCGCTGTCGGAGGCGTTACCGGTATATTAGCCGGAATTATTGCCGGGCTGACTTCCGTTGCCATTCCCGGTGCGGGTGTACTTCTCGTAGGCGGCCCTCTGCTTGCGACTTGGGGGATTACGGGAGGAGTGCTTGGGGCATTAACCGGAGGATTAGTCGGTGCACTGGTAGATTTGGGAGTTCCTGAGGAGACCGCAAAAGTGTACGAGGAACGCATCAGAGCTGGAGAAGTCTTAGTAGCAGTCCAAACAAACCACGAAGCTGAAGAAGATGTTCAGGAAACGCTTAATACACACGGAGCAACAGAAAGCTTTATCGTGCATGCCTAA
- a CDS encoding HAMP domain-containing histidine kinase, with protein MVDNGQQESLYPSSSPAVIPEEPLFPGGERDRKAEFPESLQATIQDYYRMVIDQLPPALDPDGHPLDSLYDLDPTDIDQQYYPYDFSKLTNAAKGLNFWNTKSFPRLLTHCQKPADMTKLSEDEQHEATLQTDLRHDLAGDIITNLVGGITDDDIMYEEVGYIGNPYMVQWPLHIMDRIYKQFTKTPDVKPIHGQNAIQFIAGVFQSRTVLDREKYTYDIDYKTPFELEGDFDYLLGVLANPLNNTKQIGEQKALKDIRSMIRVLPDPDKKGHVIIQIRDNIGGMPDDLLEFPEGSDTHKALARGETRRKGGTGAGLAIVNEIVRDHFHGSISLKNEPYPETDQQGLVMNISLPGKLTGPQSE; from the coding sequence ATGGTTGACAACGGTCAGCAGGAATCATTATATCCATCATCATCACCTGCGGTAATCCCCGAAGAGCCGCTTTTCCCGGGCGGTGAACGGGATCGAAAAGCTGAGTTCCCCGAATCACTTCAAGCTACTATACAGGATTATTACAGAATGGTAATTGACCAGCTTCCCCCTGCACTTGATCCTGACGGACACCCTCTTGACAGCTTATATGATCTTGATCCAACAGACATTGATCAACAATATTATCCTTATGATTTTTCAAAACTAACTAATGCAGCAAAAGGATTAAATTTTTGGAATACTAAATCATTTCCAAGACTTCTAACTCATTGTCAGAAACCAGCAGATATGACGAAACTGTCCGAAGACGAACAACATGAAGCAACACTTCAAACAGACTTACGGCATGATTTGGCGGGAGATATTATAACCAATCTCGTCGGAGGTATTACAGATGATGACATTATGTATGAAGAAGTGGGATATATCGGCAATCCTTATATGGTCCAATGGCCGCTTCATATTATGGACCGTATTTACAAGCAATTTACGAAAACACCTGATGTAAAGCCTATACATGGCCAGAATGCGATTCAGTTCATAGCCGGTGTTTTCCAGTCAAGGACAGTACTTGATCGAGAAAAATATACTTACGATATTGATTATAAAACACCATTCGAGCTAGAAGGTGACTTTGATTACTTACTTGGAGTTCTTGCCAATCCTCTCAATAATACAAAGCAAATTGGAGAACAAAAAGCACTTAAAGATATCCGTTCAATGATACGAGTTCTCCCTGATCCGGATAAGAAAGGTCACGTCATCATCCAAATCCGTGATAATATTGGCGGAATGCCCGATGATCTTCTTGAGTTTCCTGAAGGGTCAGATACCCATAAAGCATTGGCGCGCGGTGAAACGCGTCGAAAAGGCGGAACTGGTGCAGGACTGGCTATTGTAAATGAAATCGTGAGAGACCATTTTCACGGGAGTATTTCACTTAAAAACGAGCCCTATCCCGAAACCGATCAACAAGGACTCGTGATGAATATATCGCTTCCCGGAAAACTGACCGGGCCCCAGTCAGAATAA
- a CDS encoding pyridoxal phosphate-dependent aminotransferase: MKSLSKRINNLPVSSIRKLIPLADRAKKEGVSIYHLNMGQPDVKSPDVMISALQNWNQNPIAYAPSGGTPEYLQALVHYYYQLGFSFIKSEHIIGTIAGSEAINMAMFAVCDPGDEILIFEPYYSSYQTSAQLWGITLVPIPTKIEAGFHLPDTEEIESRITEKTKAILYSSPSNPTGTVYQKEEIKLLIDLIKKHNLFLIADEVYREYIFIDRPHVSILDYIQDIPDQGILIDSLSKRYNLCGARLGSLITLNEGILKGALKFAMSRLSGGLIDQYVGSQLTRVPDGYIKEIQTEYRKRRDTMYAGLSAIPDVKVTLPEGAFYIMAELPVDNAEAFCIWLLEEFRDNNETVMMAPGYGFYKNPEDGKKMVRIAYVLEIPSLERSIELLKKALREYNRQ, encoded by the coding sequence ATGAAATCTCTTTCCAAACGCATAAACAATCTGCCGGTATCTTCTATCCGAAAACTCATCCCGCTTGCCGACAGGGCAAAAAAAGAAGGGGTTTCGATTTATCACTTAAATATGGGACAGCCTGACGTTAAAAGTCCTGACGTCATGATATCGGCACTTCAGAACTGGAATCAAAACCCGATAGCATACGCCCCGTCCGGAGGTACCCCTGAATACTTACAGGCGCTCGTACACTATTATTATCAACTAGGTTTTTCGTTTATCAAAAGCGAACATATAATCGGAACAATAGCAGGCTCCGAAGCCATAAATATGGCTATGTTTGCAGTGTGTGATCCGGGGGATGAGATCCTGATTTTTGAACCGTACTACAGCAGTTATCAGACATCAGCACAGTTGTGGGGAATCACTCTCGTCCCGATACCCACCAAAATTGAAGCAGGATTTCATCTTCCAGACACGGAAGAAATTGAGTCAAGGATTACGGAAAAGACAAAGGCAATCCTATACTCTTCACCCTCCAATCCCACCGGTACGGTATATCAAAAAGAAGAAATTAAGTTGCTGATCGATTTAATAAAGAAACATAACTTATTTTTGATTGCTGATGAAGTCTATCGCGAGTATATCTTTATTGACCGTCCTCATGTATCAATTCTTGATTATATACAGGACATTCCTGATCAAGGTATTCTAATAGACAGCTTATCGAAAAGATACAATCTTTGCGGAGCACGTTTGGGATCACTCATTACTCTGAATGAAGGAATATTAAAAGGTGCGCTGAAGTTTGCCATGAGCAGACTTTCTGGAGGTCTTATTGATCAGTATGTCGGATCTCAACTGACTAGAGTTCCGGATGGGTATATCAAGGAGATTCAGACTGAATACAGGAAAAGAAGGGATACAATGTATGCTGGACTGTCCGCGATTCCGGACGTCAAAGTTACACTCCCGGAGGGGGCATTTTATATCATGGCAGAGTTGCCGGTTGATAACGCTGAAGCGTTTTGTATCTGGCTTTTGGAAGAGTTCCGTGACAACAATGAAACCGTCATGATGGCTCCGGGATACGGTTTCTACAAAAATCCTGAAGACGGAAAAAAGATGGTTAGAATAGCATACGTTCTTGAGATCCCCAGTCTTGAACGATCAATTGAGCTTTTGAAGAAAGCTCTGAGAGAGTATAACCGTCAATAA
- a CDS encoding DUF4173 domain-containing protein produces MNTRFSLKRLVYFLPLIISVLAPVFVILKSGFSYLGIAVSLSTLATMIYVVRKDKTKYDTALYLSLLILSLFIVLRTNPLLIFLNIVASFFLGSILAARSKDFAFLNSMLLPLRLLLETIKQKPNYEQYSGKKISSGVTKLFSSFEYLLSLAITIVLLLIIIPILASANPFFDSLVQNVISSLRIGNILEYLFGDNIPLHIARFIFFLILFALLPRLYSFLKEGNFIPSLSFPLTKLRLFLPKVTVAFVIIVFFVTQIQLYTAGAELLQEMGYTNSQQTREVFGQLAVVSVIIFFLIYNDKAGKKRDRVLSSILLTEGLFLTGMAFKSVFDYSSLFGFTQKRLYGFSAVLWLSVVYISFAYVYLKNLNPPLFVRGVILWTAALLIGINVANFDYLIAHVRPAHVGDGPDYLYIAYNTSSDAQAYEMLVDNFYKENNVQEHNYMMFITYRIRQLQDKYANGVDIRSFNLSEYQEYLKVKDVNTHEIEAELQKQLPLQPIPARPR; encoded by the coding sequence ATGAACACTCGTTTCTCGCTTAAACGGCTCGTATATTTTCTCCCGCTTATTATCAGCGTTCTCGCTCCCGTTTTTGTCATTCTGAAATCCGGCTTTTCATATCTGGGAATTGCCGTATCTCTCTCAACTCTCGCAACAATGATATATGTTGTCAGAAAAGACAAAACGAAATATGACACGGCATTGTACCTTTCTCTTTTAATCCTCAGTCTTTTTATTGTATTAAGAACAAATCCTCTTCTGATATTTCTCAATATCGTAGCGTCCTTCTTTTTGGGAAGCATCCTTGCTGCCCGGTCAAAAGACTTTGCTTTCCTGAACAGTATGCTTCTCCCGCTTAGGCTTCTTCTTGAAACCATAAAACAAAAACCGAATTATGAACAGTATTCAGGTAAGAAGATTAGTTCAGGGGTTACAAAACTTTTTTCGTCATTTGAGTACCTGCTTTCGCTTGCCATAACAATCGTCCTTCTTCTTATCATTATTCCCATTCTTGCATCAGCAAATCCGTTCTTCGACTCATTGGTACAGAACGTGATCTCCTCCCTTCGCATCGGCAATATTCTTGAGTATCTGTTCGGTGACAATATCCCGCTTCACATCGCCCGATTTATATTCTTTCTCATTCTTTTTGCCCTTTTGCCTCGACTCTATTCATTTTTAAAAGAAGGCAACTTTATCCCGTCTCTATCATTCCCCCTTACTAAGCTCCGTCTGTTTTTGCCGAAAGTAACTGTTGCATTTGTCATTATTGTTTTCTTTGTAACTCAAATCCAGCTGTATACGGCCGGTGCGGAATTGCTGCAGGAAATGGGATATACCAATTCTCAGCAAACCCGTGAGGTATTCGGACAACTTGCTGTCGTATCCGTCATCATATTTTTCCTGATTTACAATGATAAAGCCGGGAAAAAACGTGACCGGGTGCTCAGTTCTATCCTGCTTACTGAGGGACTTTTTCTCACCGGTATGGCATTCAAAAGCGTATTTGACTACAGTAGCTTGTTCGGATTTACTCAGAAACGGCTGTACGGCTTTTCTGCGGTTCTGTGGCTCTCAGTTGTTTATATTAGTTTTGCTTATGTGTACCTCAAAAATCTGAACCCCCCCCTTTTTGTCCGGGGAGTAATTCTCTGGACGGCTGCTCTTCTCATCGGGATAAATGTCGCTAATTTCGATTATCTTATTGCTCATGTCCGGCCGGCACATGTAGGAGACGGTCCGGATTATTTATACATCGCATATAATACATCGTCAGATGCTCAGGCATATGAGATGCTCGTTGACAATTTCTACAAAGAAAATAATGTACAGGAACATAATTACATGATGTTTATCACCTACCGGATACGACAGCTTCAGGATAAATATGCAAACGGAGTTGATATCCGATCCTTTAATCTGTCGGAGTATCAGGAGTATCTGAAAGTGAAAGATGTTAATACGCACGAAATAGAGGCAGAACTTCAGAAGCAGCTGCCATTACAGCCTATTCCGGCAAGACCGCGCTGA